In a genomic window of Cynocephalus volans isolate mCynVol1 chromosome 1, mCynVol1.pri, whole genome shotgun sequence:
- the PRNP gene encoding major prion protein produces MENLGCWMLVLFVATWSDIGLCKKRPKPGGWNTGGSRYPGQGSPGGNRYPPQGGGGWGQPHGGGWGQPHGGGWGQPHGGGWGQPHGGGGWGQGGGTHSQWGKPSKPKTNLKQMAGAAAAGAVVGGLGGYMLGSAMSRPLIHFGNDYEDRYYRENMYRYPNQVYYRPVDQYSNQNNFVHDCVNITVKQHTVTTTTKGENFTETDIKIMERVVEQMCITQYQKEQQAYYQRGSSLALLSSPPVILLISFLIFLIVG; encoded by the coding sequence ATGGAGAACCTTGGTTGCTGGATGCTGGTCCTCTTTGTGGCCACATGGAGTGACATAGGCCTCTGCAAGAAGCGACCCAAGCCTGGAGGATGGAACACTGGGGGGAGCCGATACCCGGGCCAGGGCAGCCCTGGAGGCAACCGCTACCCACcccagggtggtggtggctgggggCAGCCTCACGGTGGCGGCTGGGGGCAGCCCCATGGTGGTGGCTGGGGACAACCCCATGGTGGCGGCTGGGGACAGCctcatggtggtggtggctggggtCAAGGAGGTGGCACCCACAGTCAATGGGGAAAGCCCAGTAAGCCAAAAACCAACCTGAAGCAGATGGCAGGCGCTGCCGCAGCTGGGGCAGTGGTGGGAGGCCTCGGCGGCTATATGCTGGGGAGTGCCATGAGCAGGCCCCTCATACATTTTGGCAATGACTATGAGGACCGTTACTATCGTGAAAACATGTACCGTTACCCCAACCAAGTGTACTACAGGCCGGTGGATCAGTACAGCAACCAGAACAACTTCGTGCATGACTGCGTCAACATCACGGTCAAGCAGCacacagtcaccaccaccaccaaaggggAGAACTTCACCGAGACCGATATTAAGATAATGGAGCGTGTGGTTGAGCAGATGTGTATCACCCAGTACCAGAAGGAGCAGCAGGCTTATTACCAGAGAGGCTCAAGCCtggccctcctctcctccccgcCTGTGATCCTCCTCATCTCCTTCCTCATCTTCCTGATAGTGGGATGA